One window of the Natronomonas marina genome contains the following:
- a CDS encoding enoyl-CoA hydratase/isomerase family protein: MIRVEDDGGVRVVTLDRPGRRNALTPDGLEALSEAVTGADAPVVYLHGAGEAFCAGADRSVVADVAADVADGDEGAVEPFVRLGQATADAIESAQAVVVAGIDGPARGGGVELALACDLRVATPAATFAEPGATFGLFGAWGGTVRLPEVVGLGDALDLSLSGRVVDAKAALRMGLVSRVVEDPRAVAEELADNDALAMTHLKRRLRDRGSKAAREDAEVAAFQELVSAHAAELREFDG, from the coding sequence ATGATACGGGTCGAGGACGACGGCGGCGTGCGGGTGGTGACGCTGGATCGGCCGGGGCGGCGCAACGCCCTGACGCCCGACGGACTCGAGGCGCTCTCGGAGGCGGTGACGGGTGCCGACGCGCCGGTCGTGTACCTCCACGGCGCCGGCGAGGCGTTCTGTGCCGGGGCGGATCGCTCGGTGGTCGCCGACGTGGCGGCCGATGTCGCCGACGGGGACGAGGGCGCCGTCGAGCCGTTCGTCCGTCTCGGCCAGGCGACCGCCGACGCCATCGAGTCGGCCCAGGCGGTCGTCGTCGCCGGCATCGACGGTCCGGCCCGCGGCGGCGGCGTCGAGTTGGCGCTGGCCTGCGATCTCCGGGTGGCGACGCCGGCGGCGACCTTCGCCGAACCCGGCGCAACCTTCGGGCTGTTCGGCGCCTGGGGCGGGACGGTCCGACTGCCGGAGGTCGTCGGCCTCGGCGACGCCCTGGACCTCTCCCTGTCGGGGCGAGTCGTCGACGCGAAGGCGGCGCTCCGGATGGGACTGGTCTCCCGCGTCGTCGAGGACCCCCGCGCCGTCGCCGAGGAACTGGCCGACAACGACGCCCTGGCGATGACACACCTCAAGCGCCGCCTCCGGGACCGCGGGTCGAAGGCGGCCCGCGAGGACGCCGAGGTCGCCGCCTTCCAGGAACTCGTCTCGGCGCACGCCGCCGAACTACGGGAGTTCGACGGTTGA
- a CDS encoding NAD+ synthase — protein MTDASPLLEETNVDLLLSEPELETRREHIVEFVAETVENAGAEGAVLGLSGGIDSTTTAHLAVEALGSDAVHGLLMPSEANADADETDAERVAESLDIEYDVIDIDPIVEAFVEAAPDHAADDRMALGNVRVRTRAVLNYFVANAESRVVLGTGNRSEAATGYFTKYGDQAVDCNPIGNLYKCQVRQLARQLGVPEDLVTRTPTAGMWEGQTDEAEMGLGYDELDAILALYVDGPFSKSATRRTLGVPESAIDRVAELYEKSAHKRNMPPAPEPL, from the coding sequence ATGACGGACGCCTCGCCGCTACTGGAAGAAACGAACGTGGACCTGCTGCTCTCCGAACCGGAACTGGAGACCCGCCGCGAGCACATCGTCGAGTTCGTCGCCGAAACCGTCGAGAACGCGGGTGCGGAGGGGGCCGTCCTCGGGCTCTCGGGAGGGATCGACTCGACGACGACGGCCCACCTCGCCGTCGAGGCGCTCGGCAGCGACGCCGTCCACGGCCTGCTGATGCCGAGCGAGGCCAACGCCGACGCCGACGAGACCGACGCCGAACGGGTCGCCGAGAGCCTCGACATCGAGTACGACGTCATCGACATCGACCCCATCGTCGAGGCGTTCGTCGAGGCAGCCCCCGACCACGCGGCCGACGACCGGATGGCGCTGGGCAACGTCCGCGTGCGGACCCGGGCCGTGCTGAACTACTTCGTCGCCAACGCCGAGTCGCGGGTGGTGCTCGGGACCGGCAACCGCTCGGAGGCCGCGACCGGCTACTTCACCAAGTACGGCGACCAGGCCGTCGACTGCAACCCCATCGGCAACCTCTACAAGTGCCAGGTCCGGCAACTCGCCCGACAGCTCGGCGTCCCCGAGGACCTCGTCACCCGGACGCCGACCGCCGGGATGTGGGAGGGCCAGACCGACGAGGCCGAGATGGGCCTCGGCTACGACGAACTCGACGCCATCCTCGCACTGTACGTCGACGGGCCGTTCTCGAAGTCTGCGACCCGGCGGACGCTGGGCGTCCCCGAATCGGCAATCGACCGCGTCGCCGAACTGTACGAGAAGAGCGCGCACAAGCGCAACATGCCCCCCGCGCCGGAGCCGCTGTAA
- a CDS encoding tyrosine-type recombinase/integrase — MSDLNEVTLVLSPTERYLNPRQLQDYRAEREACLRWLLTSGKDPERHDGYALSTVKTRSRRMGQFYRWVWDRENGYTLNVTPDHADAWMNYLAQQDGSGAHKSNCQKAIRSLFKWRHHERGGAEWEPSITFSDSSASQPRDYLTREERTQIREAALEYGSIPSYSNLSPAERDRWRTHLAQRFEKPKDEVVPADWERANGWKIPSIVWASLDAGLRPVEIERARPSWVDADNCVLRIPMEDSAKSYENWTVGLKERTATMLEQWLEERKAYPMYDDRDELWLTREGNTYGSGALKHVLMRLCDIAGIETETRRLSWYALRHSVGTYMVREEDLAAAQSQLRHKSPRTTMRYDQTPVEDRQDALDRMG, encoded by the coding sequence ATGAGTGATCTGAACGAGGTCACGCTCGTGTTATCGCCCACGGAGCGATACCTCAACCCCAGACAACTGCAGGATTATCGTGCCGAGCGCGAAGCGTGCCTCCGGTGGTTACTCACATCCGGGAAAGACCCGGAGAGGCACGACGGATACGCGCTCAGCACTGTCAAGACGCGATCGCGCCGCATGGGTCAATTCTACCGATGGGTCTGGGACCGCGAAAACGGCTACACTCTGAATGTGACCCCCGACCACGCGGACGCGTGGATGAACTATCTGGCACAGCAAGACGGGAGCGGTGCACACAAATCCAACTGCCAGAAGGCAATCCGGTCGCTGTTCAAATGGCGGCACCACGAGCGCGGCGGTGCAGAATGGGAGCCGTCGATAACGTTCTCCGATAGCAGTGCCTCACAACCGCGGGATTACCTCACCCGCGAGGAACGAACACAGATTCGAGAGGCTGCTCTCGAATACGGAAGCATTCCGTCGTACTCGAATTTGAGCCCTGCCGAGCGGGATCGGTGGCGGACCCACCTCGCACAGCGGTTTGAAAAGCCGAAGGACGAAGTCGTGCCAGCCGACTGGGAGCGAGCCAACGGCTGGAAAATCCCGTCGATCGTATGGGCGAGCCTTGACGCAGGGCTCCGTCCAGTGGAAATCGAGCGCGCCCGACCGTCGTGGGTCGATGCTGACAACTGTGTCCTACGCATTCCGATGGAAGACAGCGCGAAGTCCTATGAGAACTGGACTGTCGGCCTGAAAGAGCGGACAGCGACGATGCTCGAACAGTGGTTAGAGGAACGGAAGGCGTACCCGATGTACGACGACAGAGACGAACTGTGGCTCACGCGTGAGGGGAACACCTACGGGTCGGGGGCGTTGAAGCACGTCCTCATGCGACTTTGTGACATCGCGGGGATCGAAACAGAGACGAGACGGCTCAGTTGGTACGCACTACGGCACTCAGTCGGCACGTACATGGTAAGAGAAGAGGACCTCGCCGCCGCACAGTCACAACTTCGGCATAAATCTCCCCGCACGACGATGCGCTACGATCAGACGCCAGTCGAGGACCGGCAGGATGCGCTCGATAGGATGGGGTAA